The Populus nigra chromosome 19, ddPopNigr1.1, whole genome shotgun sequence genome includes a window with the following:
- the LOC133679846 gene encoding protein LIGHT-DEPENDENT SHORT HYPOCOTYLS 1-like has translation MDISTPSTTPKYSSSPVMMNPNPNSAAPTTVSAISSTPSRYENQKRRDWNTFCQYLRNHKPPLSFPRCNGTHVLEFLCYLDQFGKTKVHHQSCQFFGHPKPPALCPCPLRQAWGSLDALIGRLRAAYEAHGGKPEENPFGARAVRIYLREVRDFQAKSRGVSYTKKRKRTSKQAEGNNGTTTS, from the coding sequence ATGGATATATCTACCCCGTCAACAACACCTAAATATTCATCAAGCCCCGTAATGATGAACCCTAACCCAAATAGTGCTGCTCCCACCACAGTTAGCGCCATATCTTCTACTCCTAGCCGCTATGAGAACCAGAAGCGTAGAGACTGGAACACTTTCTGCCAGTACCTTAGAAACCACAAGCCTCCCCTCTCATTTCCCAGGTGTAACGGCACCCATGTCCTTGAATTCCTTTGTTACCTTGACCAGTTTGGCAAGACGAAGGTCCACCACCAGAGTTGTCAGTTCTTTGGCCACCCTAAACCACCAGCACTGTGCCCCTGTCCCCTCCGACAAGCCTGGGGAAGTCTTGACGCACTCATTGGACGACTTAGAGCAGCCTATGAGGCTCATGGAGGGAAGCCCGAAGAGAATCCTTTTGGTGCAAGAGCGGTGAGGATTTACTTGAGGGAGGTAAGGGATTTTCAAGCTAAATCAAGAGGAGTTAGCTATACAAAGAAACGCAAGAGGACGTCTAAGCAAGCTGAAGGGAACAACGGTACCACCACAAGCTAG